From Rhizobium favelukesii, the proteins below share one genomic window:
- a CDS encoding methyltransferase family protein yields MIALLIVFSGLALRATVIGYAYIKRGGLKKRVYASDLVTEGMFGVCRNPLYVGNMLVYAGVFLLHGNPTVVIVGIALFMFIYQCIVYAEEAFLEDKFGDAYRAYCADVPRWMLRFSNFAQATRGMVFNVKRVIAKDYSTVSAALLAVLLIEIYRAAGAANALSLPYISLLGFFMAVVGAATGMVSLLEKRGVFNDPKAIS; encoded by the coding sequence GTGATCGCGCTTTTGATCGTGTTTTCCGGCCTGGCCCTGCGGGCAACGGTGATCGGCTACGCCTATATCAAGCGGGGCGGTTTGAAGAAGCGCGTCTACGCCAGCGACCTCGTGACGGAAGGCATGTTCGGCGTTTGCCGCAATCCACTCTATGTCGGAAACATGCTGGTCTACGCAGGGGTCTTCCTGCTGCACGGCAATCCGACCGTCGTGATTGTCGGCATAGCTCTCTTCATGTTCATCTACCAATGCATCGTCTATGCCGAAGAAGCGTTCCTCGAAGACAAGTTTGGAGATGCATACCGGGCCTACTGTGCGGACGTCCCTCGCTGGATGCTACGTTTTAGCAACTTTGCGCAGGCAACCCGCGGGATGGTCTTCAATGTGAAGCGAGTAATCGCGAAGGACTATTCGACTGTCTCTGCCGCGCTGCTCGCTGTTCTCCTGATCGAGATCTACCGGGCTGCAGGTGCAGCCAATGCGCTGTCTCTGCCTTACATCTCGCTTCTCGGCTTCTTTATGGCCGTCGTGGGAGCCGCGACCGGAATGGTCAGTCTGCTCGAGAAGCGTGGTGTCTTCAATGATCCGAAAGCCATCTCCTAG
- a CDS encoding SspB family protein has product MGQDHIRYDILAQDALRGVIRKVLSEVAATGRLPGEHHFFITFLTGAPGVRISQHLKSKYPEQMTIVIQHQFWELKITETTFEIGLSFSDVPEKLFIPFNAIRGFYDPSVNFELEFDVPLADGDELPDAEITAYPVSAEKPEETPASKADGEEKKPGSVVSLDAFRKKQ; this is encoded by the coding sequence ATGGGGCAGGATCACATCCGTTACGACATTCTGGCACAGGACGCACTGCGTGGCGTCATCCGCAAGGTTTTGTCTGAAGTTGCCGCGACGGGTCGCCTGCCGGGCGAGCATCATTTCTTCATTACCTTTCTCACGGGCGCGCCGGGTGTTCGCATTTCGCAGCACCTGAAGTCGAAATATCCGGAACAAATGACAATCGTCATTCAGCACCAGTTCTGGGAGTTGAAGATCACTGAGACCACGTTCGAGATTGGCCTTTCCTTTTCGGACGTTCCGGAGAAGCTGTTTATTCCGTTCAACGCTATCCGTGGCTTCTACGATCCCTCCGTCAACTTCGAGCTGGAGTTCGACGTACCTCTCGCTGACGGCGACGAGCTTCCGGACGCCGAAATCACTGCTTATCCGGTCTCGGCCGAGAAGCCCGAGGAAACGCCAGCCAGCAAGGCGGATGGCGAGGAAAAGAAGCCTGGTTCGGTCGTCTCGCTCGACGCCTTCCGAAAGAAACAGTAA
- a CDS encoding DUF4169 family protein, whose amino-acid sequence MTAEVVNLRQFKKKRTRAEKEKQAEQNRISFGRTKAEKQLTKALNEKAERSHQQGRIEKSEDDI is encoded by the coding sequence GTGACCGCCGAAGTCGTCAATTTGCGTCAATTCAAAAAGAAACGGACCCGCGCCGAGAAAGAGAAACAGGCGGAGCAAAACCGCATTTCTTTCGGCCGCACCAAGGCCGAAAAGCAGCTCACGAAGGCACTCAATGAGAAGGCCGAACGCTCTCATCAGCAAGGCCGGATCGAGAAATCCGAAGACGACATATGA
- a CDS encoding ribbon-helix-helix domain-containing protein: MIRKHSATLHGHRTSFSLEDEFWTELNAIAKARAVPLAALISDIDDQRQPESNLSSALRLHVLHWLKSKRAS, translated from the coding sequence ATGATCCGCAAGCACTCCGCTACTCTGCACGGCCACCGCACCAGCTTTTCCCTGGAAGACGAATTCTGGACCGAGCTGAACGCAATTGCCAAGGCGCGCGCCGTCCCGCTCGCAGCCCTGATCTCCGATATCGACGATCAACGGCAGCCGGAGAGCAACCTCTCCTCAGCGCTTCGCCTTCATGTCCTTCACTGGCTGAAATCCAAGCGCGCGAGCTAG